From the genome of Schaalia dentiphila ATCC 17982, one region includes:
- the moaC gene encoding cyclic pyranopterin monophosphate synthase MoaC, which produces MKFTHLNEDGAAYMVDVTAKNPTVRQASAVCRVDCSPEVMQALRDGTVPKGDVLAVARVAGISAAKRVPELLPLAHTIGVHGCAVDLSLEDDHVAIRATVRTADRTGVEMEALTSVTVAALAIVDMVKGVDRSARIREAKIVAKSGGRSGDWVRPEDPQD; this is translated from the coding sequence GTGAAGTTTACGCATCTGAACGAGGACGGCGCCGCCTACATGGTGGACGTGACCGCGAAGAATCCGACGGTGCGCCAGGCGAGCGCCGTGTGCCGCGTGGATTGCTCACCCGAGGTCATGCAGGCCCTGCGTGACGGCACCGTCCCGAAGGGCGACGTTCTGGCGGTGGCGCGCGTGGCCGGCATTTCGGCGGCGAAGCGCGTCCCCGAGCTGCTGCCCCTCGCGCACACGATCGGCGTGCACGGCTGCGCGGTGGACCTGAGCCTGGAGGACGATCACGTGGCGATTCGCGCGACCGTGCGCACGGCCGACCGCACGGGCGTGGAGATGGAGGCGCTGACCTCGGTGACGGTGGCGGCTCTCGCGATCGTGGACATGGTCAAGGGCGTGGACCGCTCCGCCCGCATCCGCGAGGCGAAAATCGTGGCGAAGTCGGGCGGCCGCAGCGGCGACTGGGTGCGCCCGGAGGATCCGCAGGACTGA
- a CDS encoding molybdopterin molybdotransferase MoeA, which yields MHDPALSTAQHRELIEALALSHVLPHETLPVEECLGRRLAVDVSSLIPLPPFTNSAMDGFAVRREDLEGEGPWTLPVAGDIPAGDTRENHLERGQAWRIMTGAPIPEGADTVVKVEDTDHAAGIAQAPDTVEIRVAPKLGANVRVAGEALAAGSPVLEAGRILDGTALSAAASVGHGTLTVLPRPRVIVVSTGTELKRAGEALERGQIPDSNGILLRGLVEEAGGQIVAHLRTGDTPAELRAALDEAPEADLVLTAGGISAGAFEVVRLTLGTDAGFHHVAQQPGGPQGVGSTQVGTGGRETPVICLPGNPVSVFTTFHMYVAGALAVMSGLVAPEHGGTVPSGVIARAHVGWDCPSGKTQFIPLRFVSGEGDEVGARWVEPVHPLGSKSHLVASLANAEAIGVVAPDVEVVEPGQELAVVPLVG from the coding sequence ATGCACGATCCCGCCCTGTCTACCGCTCAGCATCGCGAGCTGATCGAGGCCCTGGCACTCAGCCACGTCCTCCCCCACGAGACGCTCCCCGTCGAGGAATGTTTGGGTCGCCGCCTGGCGGTCGACGTTTCCTCTCTGATCCCCCTCCCTCCGTTCACGAACTCCGCAATGGACGGGTTCGCGGTGCGCCGCGAGGACCTTGAGGGTGAGGGCCCGTGGACTCTGCCGGTCGCCGGCGACATTCCGGCGGGAGACACCCGCGAGAATCACCTCGAGCGGGGGCAGGCGTGGCGCATCATGACGGGCGCGCCGATCCCCGAAGGCGCGGACACCGTCGTGAAAGTCGAGGACACGGACCACGCGGCGGGCATCGCTCAGGCACCCGACACCGTCGAGATCCGCGTCGCCCCGAAGCTGGGCGCGAATGTGCGTGTGGCGGGCGAGGCTCTCGCTGCAGGCTCCCCGGTCCTGGAGGCCGGCCGAATCCTAGACGGGACAGCCCTCTCGGCTGCTGCCTCAGTCGGCCACGGCACCCTCACAGTCCTGCCCCGCCCGCGCGTCATCGTCGTGTCGACGGGCACGGAGCTCAAGCGCGCCGGCGAGGCCCTCGAGCGCGGACAGATTCCCGATTCAAACGGCATCCTGCTGCGCGGCCTCGTCGAAGAGGCCGGCGGGCAGATCGTCGCGCACCTGCGCACGGGGGACACCCCAGCCGAGCTGCGGGCGGCCCTCGATGAGGCCCCGGAGGCTGACCTCGTCCTCACGGCCGGCGGCATTTCGGCGGGAGCCTTCGAGGTTGTGCGCCTGACGCTTGGCACGGACGCGGGCTTCCACCACGTTGCGCAGCAGCCGGGCGGCCCGCAGGGTGTCGGCTCGACGCAGGTGGGCACGGGTGGCCGCGAGACACCGGTCATCTGCCTGCCCGGCAACCCGGTCTCGGTCTTTACGACGTTCCACATGTACGTGGCGGGCGCGCTAGCGGTCATGTCCGGCCTCGTCGCCCCCGAGCACGGCGGAACGGTACCCAGCGGCGTGATCGCCCGCGCGCACGTAGGCTGGGACTGCCCGTCCGGAAAGACGCAGTTCATCCCGCTTCGTTTCGTCTCAGGGGAGGGAGACGAGGTCGGGGCCCGCTGGGTGGAGCCGGTGCACCCCCTGGGGTCGAAGTCGCACCTGGTGGCCTCGCTTGCGAACGCGGAGGCAATCGGCGTGGTCGCGCCGGACGTCGAGGTGGTCGAGCCCGGCCAGGAGCTGGCGGTCGTCCCGCTCGTGGGCTGA
- a CDS encoding MogA/MoaB family molybdenum cofactor biosynthesis protein translates to MIPARVITVSDRCSAGLAEDLSGPLAARLLADHGVDASVVIVPDDVDAIRAAITAAVEDGARFVFTTGGTGISPRDVTPEATEPLLVTRIDGLADAIRLRGEEKIASAALSRGLVGVTARSPEGALVVNAPGSRGGVSDTVAVIGPLVAHIVDQLAGGDHPRA, encoded by the coding sequence GTGATCCCCGCGCGCGTCATCACGGTCTCGGACCGCTGCTCCGCTGGTCTCGCCGAGGACCTCTCCGGGCCCCTCGCCGCGCGCCTCCTCGCCGATCACGGCGTTGACGCCTCGGTCGTGATCGTCCCCGACGATGTCGACGCCATTCGCGCCGCTATCACTGCTGCCGTGGAGGATGGCGCCCGCTTCGTCTTCACGACCGGCGGCACCGGCATCTCTCCCCGCGACGTCACCCCCGAAGCCACCGAGCCGCTCCTCGTCACCCGCATCGACGGCCTCGCCGACGCGATCCGCCTCCGCGGCGAGGAAAAGATTGCCTCCGCTGCCCTGTCGCGAGGCCTCGTCGGCGTGACCGCGCGTTCCCCCGAGGGAGCCCTCGTCGTCAACGCGCCCGGCTCGCGCGGCGGTGTCTCCGATACGGTGGCCGTTATCGGCCCCCTCGTCGCTCACATCGTCGACCAGCTCGCGGGCGGCGACCATCCGCGCGCTTAG